One region of Natronorubrum aibiense genomic DNA includes:
- a CDS encoding DUF7529 family protein, whose product MTDGRPDGAGTRWTELLEDASAIAEEYRENGWDAIVLEPAAISPVERADRTGLDVLVSSEAYDLVEALVEDGDVTVTAADVYYRPPERDEHERIALVIERDDASETAIFVPLTYDLEDSRAVFETALAEEELLVHVSAATTDDGPENWISFSHGDPSLFLEEADVRDWGDR is encoded by the coding sequence ATGACCGACGGTCGGCCCGACGGGGCAGGGACACGCTGGACCGAACTCCTCGAGGACGCGAGTGCCATCGCCGAGGAGTATCGAGAGAACGGCTGGGACGCGATCGTGCTGGAGCCGGCTGCGATCTCGCCGGTCGAACGTGCGGACCGAACCGGACTCGATGTACTCGTCTCGAGCGAGGCGTACGACCTCGTCGAAGCGCTCGTCGAGGACGGCGACGTCACCGTCACCGCTGCCGACGTCTACTATCGGCCACCGGAACGCGACGAGCACGAACGGATCGCCCTCGTCATCGAGCGCGACGACGCGAGCGAAACGGCGATTTTTGTCCCGCTGACCTACGATCTCGAGGACTCGCGTGCCGTCTTCGAGACAGCGCTCGCCGAGGAGGAACTGCTGGTTCACGTCAGCGCAGCGACGACCGATGACGGCCCCGAAAACTGGATCAGCTTCTCACACGGCGATCCATCGCTGTTTCTCGAGGAAGCCGACGTTCGAGACTGGGGCGATCGGTAG